TGCCGGCGCGAGAACTGATCGTTGTTGGCGAAACTCCCGTCATCGTTCGCCACGTTGTACCACCACTCGTCCTCTTCGATGAGAATCGGGATGCCCGGGAAGTACTTGCGGGGCGAGAGCGTGTTCATGGGCGACTCGGGGTAACTCACCTTCCAGTCGATGTCGACCCGCGCGCCCGCGAACCGGATCGGCATCGTGTAGTCGTACCACTGGTTCGCCCGGCGCCCCGTCGGGCACACGAACGTCTGGTCCTGCGAACTCATGTACGGGTACAGCACCGACGTCTGCACCGGGTGCGTCCAGTTCGTGGGCTGGGCGTTGTACCGCTGGTTGTTCCGCCCGCACCAGTCCAGGTTGATCGGCCCCTGCCAGTACGCGCCGGGGATCACCTTGTAGTCCGCCGCGTACGTCCAGAACGACAGCCCCACCTGGCGGATGTTCGAGCGGCACACGACGAACCGCCCCGCCTCGCGGGCCTTGCCCAGGCTGGGCAGCAGGATCCCGATGAGCAGCGCGATGATCGCGATCACCACCAGCAGTTCGATCAGCGTGAACCCCGCGCGACGCATGGAGACCTCCCGCGCCGCCAGAATACCACGCACCCGCCCGCCGGACAGCGCCGCACGCTACGCTCCGCACGAATGAGACGAATACTCCATGTCGGCGTCGGTCCCCTCGGGCAGCGGATCCTCGAAGATCTCCACGAGCGCGGGCTTGGCCAGGTCATCGGCGTTGTCGATTCCGCCCCGGCCTTGCGGGGAAAGTCGCTCGCCGACGTCGTCCCCCGCGCCGACCACCGCCTCCACGTCCTCCCGGACCTCGAGGCCTTCGACGACTGGAACCGTCTTGACGCCGCCATCGTCACCACCCGCTCCGATCTGCCCTCGTGCATGGACACGTTCCGAGAACTCCTCGCCCGCGGCGTCGCCGTGGTCAGCACCTGCGAGGAACTCGTCTACCCCTGGCTCCGCCACGTCGCCCTCGCCGAGGAACTCCAGGACCTCGCCCGGCGCACCGGCGGACGCATCCTCGGCACCGGCGTGAACCCCGGGTTCCTCATGGACGCGCTCCCGACGTTCATGACCGGCGTCAGCCGCTCGGTCCGCTCCATCACCTGCCACCGCGTGCAGGACGCCTCGTCGCGGCGCGTCCCGTTTCAGCAGAAGATCGGCGCCGGGCTCGACGACGCCCAGTTCGCCGCGCGCGTGCGCGAGGGCGTGCTGCGCCACGTGGGCCTGGGCGAGAGCATGCACTTCATCGCGCACTACACGGGCCTGCGCATCGAGCGCTGGGAAGAGGACATCCAGCCCGTGCACGCCACGCGCGACCTCGTCTGCGCGCTGGGACCCATCCCCAAGGGACGCTGCGCGGGCGTCCGGCAGACGGCCCGCGCGTATGCCGACGAGCGCGAGATTCTGCACCTGGAGTTCCAGGCCGCCATCGGCCAGCCCGACCCGCACGACAGCATCCGCATCCACGGCGAGCCGGAGATCCACGTCACGATCCCCGGGGGCGTCCACGGCGACATCGCCACCAGCGCGATCACCCTGAACGCGCTGCCCAGCCTGCTCGCCTCCCCGCCGGGCCTGCACACCATGGCCACCATCCCGATGCCCGCCCACCTGCCCCGCCTCTCAATCTCCTGAACAAGCCGGACCGATCCTCAGGGAGGAGGACCGCCATGGCCCGTCTGCACGTCACCACCGCCGGACCCACCACCATCACCGTCGACGGGCGCGACCTCATCGCCTTCGGCGGGTGCAACTACCTCGGGCTCTCGCACCACCCCCAGGTCATCGCGGCCCTCACCGACGGCGCCGCCCGCTACGGCATCTCCACCACCGCCTCGCGCGAGACCACCGGCAACACCCAGGCCCACGACGACCTCGAGCGCGATCTCGCCCGCTGGATGGGCCAGCAGAGCGCCATCCTCGCCGCCGAGGGCTACACCGCCAACATCGCGCTCGCCCAGGCCCTCGCCCGCACGCACGGCGTCGCGCTCATGGACGCCCGCGCCCACCGCAGCCTCCGCAGCGCCGCCACCGCCGCGGGCATGCAGGTCTTCGAGTACGAGCACCTCAACGCCGACGCCG
This sequence is a window from Planctomycetota bacterium. Protein-coding genes within it:
- a CDS encoding dihydrodipicolinate reductase is translated as MRRILHVGVGPLGQRILEDLHERGLGQVIGVVDSAPALRGKSLADVVPRADHRLHVLPDLEAFDDWNRLDAAIVTTRSDLPSCMDTFRELLARGVAVVSTCEELVYPWLRHVALAEELQDLARRTGGRILGTGVNPGFLMDALPTFMTGVSRSVRSITCHRVQDASSRRVPFQQKIGAGLDDAQFAARVREGVLRHVGLGESMHFIAHYTGLRIERWEEDIQPVHATRDLVCALGPIPKGRCAGVRQTARAYADEREILHLEFQAAIGQPDPHDSIRIHGEPEIHVTIPGGVHGDIATSAITLNALPSLLASPPGLHTMATIPMPAHLPRLSIS
- a CDS encoding prepilin-type N-terminal cleavage/methylation domain-containing protein is translated as MRRAGFTLIELLVVIAIIALLIGILLPSLGKAREAGRFVVCRSNIRQVGLSFWTYAADYKVIPGAYWQGPINLDWCGRNNQRYNAQPTNWTHPVQTSVLYPYMSSQDQTFVCPTGRRANQWYDYTMPIRFAGARVDIDWKVSYPESPMNTLSPRKYFPGIPILIEEDEWWYNVANDDGSFANNDQFSRRHTRQGNIAYLDGSVGAFESPTGGRNNLEEPNDLRANHLRVHVRSQMFPIGSSSAAEWGWLNRPR